Proteins encoded within one genomic window of Methanobacteriales archaeon HGW-Methanobacteriales-1:
- a CDS encoding metallophosphoesterase yields the protein MNILAISDLHGSTHKALNNYLKDNKIDLIVIAGDITHFGPAELAEDILNEISSYDIPVVAIPGNCDPLGVSSQLDNSKAINIHGKSTAIKNVGICGFGGSNLTPFDTPLEFGEIEIFEELDKIMVEMKDQDIKILVTHAPPLNTNADKLPNGDHVGSESIRKIIEDYNPDINICGHIHEAQSIDQIGETIILNPGQIMDGGACLVQIDDETNKIDSKIIKL from the coding sequence ATGAATATTTTAGCAATTAGTGATTTACATGGTTCTACGCATAAAGCTTTAAATAATTATTTAAAGGATAATAAAATAGATTTGATTGTTATAGCTGGAGATATAACTCATTTTGGCCCTGCAGAGCTTGCAGAAGACATATTAAATGAAATTTCTTCATATGATATACCGGTAGTTGCTATTCCTGGAAATTGTGACCCTCTAGGAGTTTCTAGTCAATTGGATAATTCTAAGGCCATAAATATTCATGGGAAAAGCACGGCTATAAAAAATGTTGGCATCTGTGGATTCGGGGGATCTAATCTTACTCCCTTTGATACTCCATTGGAGTTTGGTGAAATTGAAATTTTTGAGGAATTGGATAAAATAATGGTGGAAATGAAGGACCAAGATATTAAAATTCTGGTTACACATGCCCCTCCTTTAAATACAAATGCGGATAAACTACCTAATGGTGATCACGTAGGCAGTGAAAGTATCCGGAAAATTATAGAGGATTATAATCCAGATATTAATATTTGTGGACATATTCATGAAGCACAATCCATTGATCAAATTGGTGAAACAATCATATTAAATCCCGGTCAAATTATGGATGGTGGAGCTTGTCTGGTTCAAATAGATGACGAAACTAACAAAATCGACTCCAAAATAATCAAATTATGA
- a CDS encoding 2-phosphoglycerate kinase (catalyzes the formation of 2-phospho-D-glyceroyl phosphate from ATP and 2-phospho-D-glycerate) produces the protein MIMVQGEVSGKKYTEPFSKGVLARSLTRAEMDPNKAYTISSQIEAHLKKDNIEIISIDDLVKIVCERLKTENTEIAEKYVAWRKIRKCKEPLIILIGGASGVGTSSIAFEVANRLGIRNMISTDMIREVMRKIVSKELLPSIYESSYTAYRSLRIPPPPELDEVLIGFRDHVDTVSIGVEAVIERSLKEGISIVIEGVHIVPGFIREDLVNKENVAMFVLTVSDENVHKGRFYSRCRQMWARRPLKRYMSYFWAIRRTHKYFESQAKKNNVPVIENIDVVTTIDSIIKSITKSNGGEKGVGKSESKRNND, from the coding sequence ATGATTATGGTTCAAGGAGAAGTGAGCGGTAAAAAATATACAGAGCCTTTTTCTAAGGGAGTTTTGGCCAGATCCCTTACTCGGGCTGAAATGGATCCTAATAAAGCATACACTATTTCATCTCAAATAGAAGCTCACCTAAAAAAAGATAATATTGAAATAATCAGTATTGATGATCTGGTTAAAATTGTCTGCGAACGATTAAAAACTGAAAATACTGAAATAGCTGAAAAATACGTGGCCTGGAGAAAAATTCGCAAATGCAAAGAACCCTTAATTATTCTAATTGGGGGGGCATCTGGGGTCGGAACTTCATCAATTGCCTTTGAAGTGGCCAACAGATTAGGAATTAGAAACATGATAAGTACCGACATGATTCGGGAAGTAATGCGTAAAATTGTTTCTAAAGAATTGTTACCATCTATTTATGAATCAAGTTACACTGCTTACAGGTCTTTAAGAATACCTCCCCCACCTGAGCTGGATGAGGTTTTAATTGGGTTCAGGGACCATGTTGACACAGTAAGCATTGGTGTAGAAGCAGTAATTGAAAGATCTTTAAAAGAAGGAATTAGTATTGTTATTGAGGGAGTTCACATTGTCCCGGGATTTATTAGAGAAGATCTGGTCAATAAAGAGAACGTGGCTATGTTTGTCCTTACAGTTTCTGATGAAAATGTACATAAAGGACGCTTCTATTCTAGATGCAGGCAGATGTGGGCCAGAAGGCCTCTTAAGAGATATATGAGTTATTTCTGGGCTATTCGAAGAACACATAAGTACTTTGAAAGTCAGGCCAAGAAAAATAATGTTCCGGTTATTGAAAATATTGATGTGGTAACTACCATTGATTCAATAATTAAGTCTATTACAAAAAGCAATGGGGGCGAAAAAGGTGTTGGAAAATCTGAAAGTAAAAGAAATAATGACTGA
- a CDS encoding CBS domain-containing protein, whose amino-acid sequence MLENLKVKEIMTENVITVTPGEEVVFAFEKLMKHKISALPVIDDEKLVGIVTASDLGHNLILDNYELGTIVEKVMVKDVTCVEPEDTLDHAIDKMNKHGSEGGIINQLVVINKGKIKGIVSDGDIIKALK is encoded by the coding sequence GTGTTGGAAAATCTGAAAGTAAAAGAAATAATGACTGAGAATGTAATCACGGTAACTCCTGGTGAAGAAGTTGTTTTTGCATTTGAAAAATTAATGAAACATAAGATAAGTGCTTTACCAGTAATTGATGATGAAAAATTGGTTGGTATTGTAACTGCTTCTGATCTTGGCCACAATTTGATTCTAGACAACTATGAGTTAGGTACAATCGTAGAGAAAGTCATGGTTAAGGATGTGACCTGTGTTGAACCAGAAGACACTTTGGATCATGCGATTGATAAAATGAATAAGCATGGATCTGAAGGAGGCATTATAAATCAGTTGGTTGTTATCAATAAAGGTAAAATAAAAGGCATAGTCTCTGATGGGGATATAATCAAAGCTTTAAAATAA